The Bacteroidota bacterium genome has a segment encoding these proteins:
- a CDS encoding ATP-grasp domain-containing protein encodes MKKKIVIVHNQVLTNNPDEVDVISQRNLVKRACENLNSEVACLTVGNDLMDDLLKVKDEEADVVFNLVEATWGKGELIYFAPAILNSFKIPYTGVPLDALFVTTNKVLAKKMMRFNQLPTADFFAINEHNKLNPEKTYIAKPIWEEASVGISEDFIFKVAEKEKFEKVKKFPDSHYFIEEFIEGREFNVSILASKTGAEVLPPAEIVFDKFFNDKHKIVGYKAKWDESSEEYKQTNRAFGTLENNPKLKSELIEICQKSWTAFNLKGYARVDFRVDQNENIFILEINGNPCIAPDSGFVAANDYAGYTIEMMISRILNDLN; translated from the coding sequence ATGAAAAAGAAAATCGTAATAGTTCATAATCAGGTTTTAACCAACAACCCTGATGAAGTGGACGTCATCAGTCAAAGAAATTTGGTTAAGAGAGCGTGTGAAAATCTGAATAGTGAAGTTGCATGCCTCACAGTCGGTAATGATCTGATGGACGATTTGTTAAAAGTAAAAGATGAGGAGGCTGATGTGGTTTTTAATTTGGTGGAAGCAACCTGGGGAAAAGGAGAGCTTATTTATTTTGCACCAGCCATCTTAAATTCATTTAAAATCCCTTATACAGGTGTTCCGTTGGATGCACTATTTGTTACGACCAATAAAGTTTTGGCAAAAAAAATGATGCGCTTTAACCAGTTGCCAACGGCTGATTTTTTTGCTATCAATGAGCATAATAAATTAAATCCGGAAAAAACCTATATCGCAAAGCCTATATGGGAAGAAGCATCGGTAGGTATTTCCGAAGATTTTATTTTTAAAGTTGCTGAAAAAGAGAAATTTGAAAAGGTCAAAAAATTCCCGGATTCTCATTATTTTATTGAAGAGTTTATTGAAGGAAGAGAATTTAATGTAAGTATTTTAGCAAGTAAAACCGGAGCCGAGGTTTTACCTCCTGCCGAAATTGTTTTTGATAAATTCTTTAACGACAAACACAAAATTGTTGGTTATAAAGCCAAGTGGGATGAGAGTAGCGAAGAATACAAACAAACGAACCGTGCTTTCGGAACTTTGGAAAACAATCCAAAGCTTAAGTCTGAGCTCATCGAAATTTGCCAAAAATCATGGACGGCTTTTAACTTAAAAGGCTATGCCCGGGTAGATTTTAGAGTAGATCAGAATGAAAATATATTTATACTCGAAATAAATGGAAATCCTTGCATCGCTCC